One part of the Lytechinus pictus isolate F3 Inbred chromosome 3, Lp3.0, whole genome shotgun sequence genome encodes these proteins:
- the LOC129256360 gene encoding amidase-like yields MNMSRKQVPSYPFERGEEDERQENKETKDGESVHEHSVRNKGRHSSPAVHVPSIDQLGKIARQCNMDITVDELKVYQSQMKRTIRTLNEASLLPEPRLPVKYPRISGREPDPQENPHNAWSHVCTIHGAKRGKLIGKRIAVKDNIAVAGVPLMNGCHALDGYVPDFDATVVTRILEQGGTIIGKTRCEDLCYSGSSFTGAGGPVLNPHDTTRSSGGSSSGSAAAIAAGDVDMALGTDQGGSIRLPAAWCGVYGMKPTYGLVPYTGAMSLEPTVDHIGPLAKTVYDCALLLEVIAGHDNGLDHRQHPNIKVPQYTKEIENCQIDDERIGILIEGFATDCGDPRVKSLVFDIIMQLKQHGAHVDDISVPMHKLGHMAFACFAPEGINAALLQNGGGGYGHKGYYPSSMISQVSKAFQARPNDVTHRIKLTRLLGEYLKNNYGGRFYAKGRNLVLALRHAYDTAFQVVDILAMPTVPYTARKLPTDDCSIEDHFKMSSACAINTKSFNSTGHPAISIPVGKINGLPVGLTLVGRHFDEVRLLRVAKYIEQHCNKRRNMITPRL; encoded by the exons ATGAATATGTCTCGAAAGCAAGTACCTAGTTATCCTTTTGAGAGGGGTGAGGAAGATGAGAGACAAGAGAATAAGGAGACCAAGGATGGGGAGAGTGTTCATGAACACTCCGTCAGGAACAAAG GCCGACACTCTTCTCCTGCTGTGCACGTGCCTTCGATAGATCAACTCGGGAAGATTGCCCGACAATGCAACATGGATATAACAGTAGATGAACTCAAA gtgTACCAATCCCAGATGAAACGCACGATACGTACTCTGAATGAAGCGAGTCTACTACCAGAACCGCGACTTCCTGTCAAATATCCTCGGATATCCGGTCGTGAGCCTGATCCGCAAGAAAATCCTCATAACGCATG GAGCCACGTTTGTACAATCCACGGAGCAAAACGCGGAAAACTTATTGGGAAAAGGATAGCCGTGAAGGACAACATTGCCGTAGCTGGCGTCCCACTGATGAATGGATGTCACGCATTGGATGGTTATGTTCCAGACTTTGATGCAACAGTGGTGACTCGAATATTAGAACAAG GTGGAACAATTATTGGTAAGACGAGGTGTGAAGATTTATGCTACTCTGGAAGTAGTTTTACTGGAGCCGGTGGCCCCGTTCTGAACCCACATGACACAACACGAAGCTCTGGTGGTTCGAGCTCCGGCAGTGCTGCAGCG ATAGCGGCTGGTGACGTCGACATGGCACTTGGGACGGATCAAGGCGGTTCGATCCGGTTACCGGCGGCATGGTGCGGTGTTTATGGGATGAAACCTACCTATGGACTGGTTCCATATACGGGTGCTATGTCGTTAGAACCAACTGTCGATCACATAGGACCACTGGCAAAGACTGTGTATGACTGCGCACTCCTACTCGAA GTAATTGCAGGGCATGATAACGGTCTGGATCATAGACAGCATCCAAATATCAAAGTACCACAATACACAAAAGAg ATTGAGAATTGTCAAATTGATGATGAGAGAATCGGGATCTTGATCGAAGGATTCGCTACTGATTGTGGAGATCCTAGAGTGAAATCGTTAGTCTTTGATATTATCATGCAGCTGAAACAGCATGGAGCACATGTCGATGATATTTCTGTCCCTATGCACAAACTAG GTCATATGGCTTTCGCCTGTTTTGCCCCTGAAGGAATCAATGCAGCGTTACTTCAAAATGGAG GTGGTGGATACGGTCACAAAGGTTACTATCCATCTAGTATGATATCACAAGTATCAAAAGCATTCCAAGCAAGACCAAATGATGTTACACATAGAATAAAG CTGACCAGACTTCTTGGGGAGTACTTGAAAAATAACTACGGGGGTCGTTTCTACGCTAAAGGTCGTAACTTGGTGTTAGCTCTACGACATGCTTATGATACAGCTTTTCAAGTCGTAGATATCCTGGCGATGCCTACGGTGCCATATACAGCGAGAAAGCTACCCACCGATGATTGCTCCATCGAAG ATCACTTCAAAATGAGCTCTGCTTGTGCCATAAATACCAAGTCGTTCAATTCTACTGGACACCCAGCTATCAGCATTCCTGTTGGTAAAATCAATGGACTTCCAGTTGGGTTAACTCTTGTTGGTCGCCATTTTGATGAAGTTCGACTTTTACGCGTAGCGAAATACATCGAGCAACATTGTAATAAAAGAAGGAATATGATAACTCCGAGACTTTAA
- the LOC135153578 gene encoding xylulose kinase-like, with product MLNELQTALRIHVCFVHSSASLAGMSLKGGDVAVSLGTSDTLFLWLTTPRPALEGHIFVNPVDIDAYMALLCFKNGSLTREKIRDASSNGSWDIFNQQLLSTPMGNGGNIGIYFHVQEITPSAVGLHRFNSADQPVTIFDPATEVRALIEGQMMGKRLHAQQLGYDVGGGTRVLVTGGASANQAILQVISDVFNAPVYILDVANSACLGCAYRAKHGWLGGDKVPFHEVVKTASNYKQAATPNTNAAQVYNSLLERYRVLEAKISE from the exons ATGCTGAATGAATTACAAACTGCTTtacgcatacatgtatgttttgttCATTCCTCAGCCTCCCTAGCTGGAATGAGTCTTAAAGGAGGTGATGTAGCCGTGAGCCTTGGAACCAGTGACACCCTCTTCCTCTGGCTAACGACCCCACGACCAGCCCTAGAGGGCCATATCTTTGTCAATCCTGTTGATATTGATGCTTATATGGCTCTTTTATG TTTCAAGAATGGATCTCTAACAAGAGAAAAGATACGAGATGCAAGCAGCAATGGTTCATGGGATATTTTCAATCAACAACTCTTGAGCACTCCCATGGGGAATGGGGGCAATATTG GTATCTACTTTCATGTGCAAGAGATAACTCCATCAGCTGTAGGTCTTCATCGGTTTAACTCAGCTGATCAACCTGTCACAATCTTTGACCCAGCAACAGAGGTCAGAGCGCTCATCGAAGGTCAAATGATGGGAAAGAGATTGCACGCACAGCAGCTTGGTTATGATGTAG GTGGAGGTACCAGAGTTTTAGTGACTGGTGGGGCTTCAGCTAACCAAGCCATCTTACAAGTGATATCCGATGTCTTCAATGCTCCGGTCTATATCCTGGATGTTGCCAACTCAGCATGTCTAGGATGTGCTTACAGGGCAAAGCATG GCTGGCTAGGTGGCGACAAAGTTCCATTCCATGAAGTTGTGAAGACAGCATCTAATTACAAGCAAGCAGCTACTCCTAATACAAATGCAGCTCAG GTCTACAACTCACTCTTAGAGAGATATAGAGTTCTAGAGGCCAAGATATCAGAGTGA